Within bacterium, the genomic segment GGGGGAAATCGGCGTGAAGACGTTGGAGGGCAGCTCGTAGGCGCCCAGTCCGAAGACCGTCGCCGTCCCGCCCGACCAGACCAGGGTGTGCGAGGTGCCGGCCGTCCAGGTCTCGCCGCCGGCCGGGACGAGCCAGGCCGAACTGTGGGCGGCGACCGGGATCAGGCAACAGAAGAGGGCGGCCAGCAAGCCGCAGGAGCGAATCGCAGGTGATGGCCCGCGGCGGGTCGGGGTCGGAAAGGCCATGTCGATCTCCCTGGGAACGAGTCCACCCATGAAACAGGATGGAATTAATCCTATCATATCCCGCCGTCGCTGAGGGTAAAATTCGGATGTGCAGGCGAAGGAACGTCCGACCGTGGCCTCAAAGCCGCTGCAGGAACCCTTCGCGCAGGTGGAAGTCGGGTTTGTCGCCTGGATGGGCCAACGCCCAGTGCTCGAGGCGGCCGTCGGCGTGCCGGATCACTGCCGCGAGACCGACGTCCAACCCGAGGTTCCCGGACGCCAAGCTCGCGAGCGGAAGGTAGAACGTCGTGACGAGAGTCTCGCCCGACGCTGCCGCCGTGCGCGCAAGATCCGACAGCGTGGTGTCCGGCCGCATGCCGGTTCGGTAGCCGTCGAACAGGTACACGTTCCAATCCCGCGCCGGCGAAACGTTGACCTCGATGTAGCGGGGCGCGCCGGAAATGGCGACGAAGGCCTCGAAGCAGGTGCCGTTCCAAAGGTTGTCGCGCCGCAGCCCGCCACCCGGCGAAATGGCCGGCACGATCGCCGGCAACACGCCCTCCAGGCGGAATTCCACCCGTAGGATGTCGCCGACACGGAACGCCGCGGCCTCGAGACGCAACCCACCGGGGGGATCCGCAGCGGCGAACGGGTGCAACGGGAACACCTGTGCGGTCATCGGTAGCGCTCCATGCGCGGATCATCCCACCTCGGCAGCCGGATCGTCAACTATCTATTACACATAATGTTACATGGATTGATCCGCCCTGTCCGAAATCGGACCTTGTGCCGGATAAAAAATGAATGTATATTCATATTTCGAATATTGATTCGATTCGGCGCATCCCTTTCCTGGGAGTACCACGATGACCGAAGCCCGCAGGTCTCGCCGCCGCCAAGAGGACCTCGACGAGATCCTCGACGCCGCGCTCGAACTGTTCGTCGCCCAGGGCTTCCACGGCACGAGCATGCAACAGATCGCCGAGAAGGTGGACTTCTCCGTCGGCAAACTCTACACGCTGTTCCCCTCCAAGGAAGACCTCTTCCGCAGCATCCAGGCGCGGGGGCTCCAGGAGATGGTGACCATCTTCGAGAACGTGATCGACGGCGACACGCCGCCGCTGGTCGCTCTGCTGAACGTCCTGCAGACGGGCTTCGACTTCGCGATGAGCAAGCGG encodes:
- a CDS encoding DOMON-like domain-containing protein, which encodes MTAQVFPLHPFAAADPPGGLRLEAAAFRVGDILRVEFRLEGVLPAIVPAISPGGGLRRDNLWNGTCFEAFVAISGAPRYIEVNVSPARDWNVYLFDGYRTGMRPDTTLSDLARTAAASGETLVTTFYLPLASLASGNLGLDVGLAAVIRHADGRLEHWALAHPGDKPDFHLREGFLQRL
- a CDS encoding TetR/AcrR family transcriptional regulator, which translates into the protein MTEARRSRRRQEDLDEILDAALELFVAQGFHGTSMQQIAEKVDFSVGKLYTLFPSKEDLFRSIQARGLQEMVTIFENVIDGDTPPLVALLNVLQTGFDFAMSKRGIIRVEVAERLGRTMNTDRPVRNLFMGRIRDLLDRAVAAGDLRPLDTHLLATMLMGAGEAIVEELASREDADPYADIPDRIMELMVLPHLNRGEVSR